A region of Streptomyces cinnamoneus DNA encodes the following proteins:
- the dhbC gene encoding isochorismate synthase DhbC: MPADRDATVGAATSLLDAYEPGRARFFASPTRTLLAHGARAHVPHGDAPLARRVAETLDAELLAGNAAPVVVGAVPFDHTAPAALAVPEAVRWAPPLAEDPLVALPAAPPAPAAWDVRPVPEPGVYGDAVAEAVRRMNRGEFSKVVLARTLELRSSRDLDLPALLQRLARRDPTGYTFAVPSGPGRTLLGASPELLVSRRGGRLVANPLAGSTPRSADLAEDVRRAAALLESAKDLHEHAVVVDAVRAALAPYCRTLEVPARPTLVRTATMWHLSTTVTGEPADPAVSALELASALHPTPAVCGTPTATARDVIGELEPFDRGFFTGMVGWGDANGDGEWVVTIRCAEAAERSLRLYAGAGVVAQSSPEAETAETGAKFQTFLQAVGVDQ; this comes from the coding sequence ATCCCCGCGGACCGCGACGCCACGGTCGGCGCCGCGACGTCGCTGCTCGACGCCTACGAACCCGGGCGCGCCCGCTTCTTCGCCTCGCCCACCCGCACCCTGCTCGCCCACGGCGCCCGCGCCCACGTCCCGCACGGCGACGCCCCGCTGGCCCGGCGCGTCGCCGAGACCCTCGACGCCGAGCTGCTGGCCGGCAACGCCGCGCCGGTCGTCGTCGGAGCCGTTCCCTTCGACCACACCGCCCCCGCCGCGCTCGCCGTGCCCGAGGCCGTCCGCTGGGCACCCCCGCTGGCCGAGGACCCGCTCGTCGCCCTCCCCGCGGCGCCGCCCGCGCCCGCCGCGTGGGACGTCCGGCCCGTACCCGAGCCGGGCGTCTACGGCGACGCCGTCGCCGAGGCCGTGCGCCGCATGAACCGCGGCGAGTTCAGCAAGGTCGTCCTCGCCCGGACGCTCGAACTGCGCTCCTCCCGCGACCTCGACCTGCCCGCGCTGCTCCAGCGCCTCGCCCGCCGCGACCCGACCGGCTACACCTTCGCCGTGCCCTCCGGCCCCGGCCGCACCCTGCTCGGCGCCAGCCCCGAACTGCTCGTCTCCCGGCGCGGCGGACGGCTCGTCGCCAACCCGCTCGCCGGCTCCACGCCCCGCAGCGCCGACCTCGCCGAGGACGTGCGCCGCGCCGCCGCGCTGCTGGAGTCGGCGAAGGACCTGCACGAGCACGCCGTCGTCGTCGACGCCGTCCGGGCGGCCCTCGCCCCCTACTGCCGCACCCTCGAGGTGCCCGCCCGCCCCACGCTCGTGCGCACCGCCACCATGTGGCACCTGTCCACGACGGTGACCGGCGAGCCGGCCGACCCGGCGGTGTCCGCGCTGGAGCTGGCCTCCGCCCTGCACCCCACGCCCGCCGTCTGCGGCACCCCGACCGCCACCGCGCGCGACGTCATCGGCGAGCTGGAGCCCTTCGACCGCGGGTTCTTCACCGGCATGGTCGGCTGGGGCGACGCGAACGGCGACGGCGAATGGGTCGTCACCATCCGCTGCGCGGAGGCCGCGGAGCGCTCCCTGCGGCTGTACGCGGGCGCGGGCGTCGTCGCGCAGTCCTCACCGGAGGCCGAGACGGCCGAGACCGGTGCCAAGTTCCAGACGTTCCTGCAGGCAGTGGGGGTTGACCAGTGA
- a CDS encoding M55 family metallopeptidase has protein sequence MKILISADMEGATGVTWPADVLPGTPQWERCRHLFTSDVNAAIAGFFDGGADAVLVNEAHWSMRNLLLEDLDERAEMLTGKHKSLSMVEGVQHGDVDGIAFVGYHAAAGAEGVLAHTYLANSLIGVRVGGTRASEGLLNSLVVAEYGVPVVLVTGDDRTCEDAKRYAPLARSVAVKDYVSRYAAVCRPPARTAAAIRAAAEEAVALAARHDPVRGGPFTMELEFDAEHLAGAATAVPGVEQTGERLVSYTMPTMYEAIRCFKAVTTVVSAAVEEQYG, from the coding sequence GTGAAGATCCTGATCTCCGCGGACATGGAAGGGGCCACCGGCGTCACCTGGCCCGCCGACGTGCTGCCCGGAACGCCGCAGTGGGAGCGGTGCCGGCACCTGTTCACCTCGGACGTGAACGCGGCGATCGCCGGGTTCTTCGACGGCGGCGCCGACGCCGTCCTCGTCAACGAGGCGCACTGGAGCATGCGCAATCTGCTGCTGGAGGACCTGGACGAGCGAGCGGAGATGCTGACGGGGAAGCACAAGTCCCTCAGCATGGTCGAGGGGGTGCAGCACGGGGACGTGGACGGCATCGCCTTCGTCGGGTACCACGCCGCGGCGGGGGCCGAGGGGGTGCTCGCCCACACGTACCTCGCCAATTCCCTCATCGGCGTCCGGGTGGGCGGCACGCGGGCGAGCGAGGGATTGCTGAACTCTCTGGTCGTCGCCGAATACGGTGTCCCCGTGGTGTTGGTGACCGGTGACGACCGGACGTGCGAGGACGCCAAGCGCTATGCGCCCCTGGCCCGTTCGGTGGCCGTGAAGGACTACGTCTCGCGGTACGCGGCCGTGTGCCGCCCCCCGGCCCGTACGGCGGCCGCCATCCGGGCCGCGGCCGAGGAGGCCGTCGCGCTCGCGGCGCGGCACGACCCCGTGCGGGGCGGCCCGTTCACCATGGAGCTGGAGTTCGACGCGGAGCACCTGGCCGGCGCGGCCACGGCCGTGCCCGGCGTCGAGCAGACGGGTGAGCGGCTGGTCTCCTACACCATGCCGACCATGTACGAGGCAATCCGCTGCTTCAAGGCGGTCACCACCGTCGTGTCCGCGGCGGTGGAGGAGCAATATGGCTGA
- a CDS encoding 2,3-dihydro-2,3-dihydroxybenzoate dehydrogenase, with product MGETAVEQSELAGRTALVTGAGQGIGEAVTRALVAKGAHVAAVDATPDGIKGLEAEFGAGRVTHHTADVSDSRAVEKVVDAVETTVGPLDILVNVAGVLRTSPVVGITDEDWAHTFAVNSTGVFNTSRAAARRMSGRRSGCIVTVGSNAAGVPRTSMAAYAASKAAATMFTKCLGLELARSGVRCNVVSPGSTDTAMQRALWDGDEPPARVIDGDPGAYRVGIPLGRLAEPADIADAVLFLVSDQARHITMHDLYVDGGATLRA from the coding sequence ATGGGGGAAACCGCCGTGGAGCAGTCCGAACTCGCCGGCCGGACAGCGCTGGTCACCGGCGCCGGACAAGGCATAGGCGAGGCCGTGACCCGTGCCCTCGTCGCAAAGGGAGCACATGTCGCGGCCGTCGATGCGACGCCGGACGGCATCAAGGGCCTCGAAGCGGAATTCGGCGCCGGACGGGTGACCCACCACACCGCCGACGTCTCCGACAGCCGCGCCGTCGAGAAGGTCGTCGACGCCGTGGAGACCACCGTCGGCCCGCTCGACATCCTGGTCAACGTCGCCGGGGTGCTGCGCACTTCGCCCGTCGTCGGCATCACCGACGAGGACTGGGCGCACACCTTCGCCGTCAACTCCACGGGCGTCTTCAACACCTCCCGCGCCGCCGCCCGCCGCATGAGCGGGCGCCGCTCGGGATGCATCGTCACGGTCGGCTCCAACGCCGCCGGCGTCCCGCGCACCAGCATGGCCGCGTACGCCGCCTCCAAGGCCGCCGCCACCATGTTCACCAAGTGTCTCGGGCTCGAGCTGGCCCGCAGCGGCGTCCGCTGCAACGTCGTCTCGCCCGGTTCCACGGACACCGCCATGCAGCGCGCCCTGTGGGACGGCGACGAGCCGCCCGCCCGCGTCATCGACGGCGACCCCGGCGCGTACCGGGTCGGCATCCCCCTCGGCCGCCTCGCCGAGCCGGCCGACATCGCCGACGCCGTGCTCTTCCTCGTCTCCGACCAGGCCCGGCACATCACGATGCACGACCTGTACGTCGACGGCGGAGCCACCCTGCGCGCCTGA
- a CDS encoding prolyl oligopeptidase family serine peptidase, translated as MVSTAPYGTWRSPIDAALVASHDGKPDFVGMVGDEVWWVAARPAEGGRAALVRLRPGGREAVALPAPWNARSRVMEYGGAPWAAVPRPAGGPLVVFVHFADQRLYAWEPDDPAGAAPRPLTPRSAVGGGLRWADPVLRPASGEVWCVLEEFTGEGPRDVRRVIAAVPLDGSAAADRSAVRELSDDRHRFVTGPRLSPDGRHAAWVAWDHPRMPWDGTELLVARVVPGDEGVRFADARTVLGGPEESVAQVEWAADGTLLAATDASGWWNLHRVDPATGGSVNLCPREEEFAGPLWRVGQRWFIPLDGGLVAVVHGRGAQRLGILDPETGELVDAAGPWTEWLPALAAQGTRVVGVAASPRTAYEVVELDTRTGRARAVGARHTDAVDRAYYPEPLIRTFTGPDGREVHAHVYPPHSPDFTGPAEEAPPYVIRAHGGPTARSPLVLDLEIAYFTSRGIGVAEVLYGGSTGYGRAYRERLRERWGIVDVEDCAAVAEALAEEGTADRARLAIRGGSAGGWTAAASLVSTTTYACGTVVYPVLDLTAWANDGTHDFESHYLHSLVGPLAEVPDRYRDRSPLARADRVSAAFLLLQGLADPICPPAQSERFAEAMAGRGVPHAYLTFEGEGHGFRRAETLVRALEAELSLYAQTFGVVAPDVPPLELVK; from the coding sequence ATGGTGTCCACGGCACCCTACGGAACCTGGCGGTCCCCGATCGACGCCGCGCTCGTCGCGTCCCACGACGGCAAGCCGGACTTCGTGGGCATGGTGGGTGACGAGGTGTGGTGGGTCGCCGCCCGCCCGGCGGAGGGCGGCCGGGCGGCCCTGGTGCGGCTGCGGCCGGGGGGCCGGGAGGCCGTGGCCCTCCCGGCCCCGTGGAACGCGCGCAGCAGGGTGATGGAGTACGGGGGCGCCCCCTGGGCCGCCGTGCCGCGGCCGGCCGGGGGCCCACTGGTGGTCTTCGTCCACTTCGCCGACCAGCGGCTGTACGCCTGGGAGCCGGACGACCCGGCGGGCGCGGCGCCCCGGCCGCTCACGCCCCGCTCGGCGGTGGGCGGCGGGCTGCGCTGGGCCGATCCGGTGCTGCGGCCCGCGTCCGGTGAAGTGTGGTGTGTCCTGGAGGAGTTCACCGGCGAGGGGCCGCGCGACGTACGGCGTGTGATCGCCGCCGTGCCCCTGGACGGCTCCGCGGCGGCCGACCGGTCCGCCGTGCGTGAGCTGAGCGACGACCGGCACCGCTTCGTCACCGGCCCGCGGCTCTCCCCGGACGGCCGGCACGCCGCGTGGGTGGCGTGGGACCACCCCCGCATGCCCTGGGACGGCACCGAGCTGCTGGTGGCGCGGGTCGTGCCGGGGGACGAGGGGGTCCGCTTCGCGGACGCGCGGACGGTGCTGGGCGGGCCCGAGGAGTCCGTGGCGCAGGTGGAGTGGGCGGCTGACGGCACGCTGCTGGCCGCCACCGACGCGAGCGGCTGGTGGAACCTGCACCGCGTCGATCCGGCGACCGGCGGGAGCGTCAACCTCTGCCCCCGCGAGGAGGAGTTCGCGGGCCCGCTGTGGCGCGTGGGCCAGCGCTGGTTCATACCGCTGGACGGCGGCCTCGTCGCCGTGGTGCACGGCCGGGGCGCCCAGCGGCTGGGGATACTCGACCCCGAGACGGGGGAGCTTGTCGACGCCGCGGGGCCGTGGACGGAGTGGCTGCCGGCCCTGGCCGCGCAGGGCACGCGGGTCGTCGGCGTCGCCGCGAGCCCCCGCACCGCGTACGAGGTGGTGGAGCTGGACACCCGTACCGGCAGAGCCCGGGCCGTCGGCGCCCGGCACACCGACGCCGTGGACCGCGCCTACTACCCCGAGCCGCTGATCCGCACCTTCACGGGACCGGACGGCCGGGAGGTCCACGCGCACGTCTACCCCCCGCACAGCCCCGACTTCACCGGTCCCGCCGAGGAGGCGCCGCCGTACGTGATACGGGCCCACGGTGGCCCGACCGCCCGGTCACCCCTCGTGCTCGACCTGGAGATCGCCTACTTCACCTCGCGGGGCATAGGCGTGGCCGAGGTCCTCTACGGCGGCTCCACGGGTTACGGGCGCGCCTACCGCGAGCGGCTGCGCGAGCGGTGGGGGATCGTCGACGTGGAGGACTGCGCGGCCGTCGCCGAGGCGCTGGCCGAGGAGGGCACGGCCGACCGGGCCCGGCTGGCGATCCGGGGCGGCAGCGCGGGCGGCTGGACCGCGGCCGCCTCGCTGGTGTCCACGACGACCTACGCCTGCGGCACCGTCGTCTATCCGGTCCTCGATCTGACGGCCTGGGCGAACGACGGCACGCACGACTTCGAGTCGCACTACCTGCACTCGCTGGTCGGCCCGCTGGCCGAGGTCCCCGACCGCTACCGGGACCGCTCGCCGCTGGCCCGGGCGGACCGCGTCTCGGCGGCCTTCCTGCTCCTCCAGGGCCTGGCGGACCCCATCTGCCCGCCCGCGCAGAGCGAGCGGTTCGCCGAGGCGATGGCCGGGCGCGGTGTCCCCCACGCGTATCTGACCTTCGAGGGGGAGGGGCACGGGTTCCGCCGTGCCGAGACGCTGGTCCGCGCCCTGGAGGCGGAACTCTCCCTCTACGCGCAGACCTTCGGCGTCGTCGCGCCGGACGTCCCCCCGCTGGAACTCGTCAAGTAG
- a CDS encoding MFS transporter: MGGSTFETTLEKSDRTLAPLPTAPAPADRCPPPGTARVRLVFAGLMLTLLLAALDQTVVATALPKIVGELHGPDRMSWVVTAYLLTSTITLPLYGKLGDLSGRKAVFLVAVAVFVAGSALAGWSRTMDQLIAFRAVQGAGAGGLLVGVQAIVADLVPARRRGRYMGAVGAAYGLASVAGPLLGGLFTDRASWRWCFYVNVPLGLVTLAVVAAGLHLPRPPRRARFDVLGALLLTASTTCAVLVTTWGGTEYAWTSRTVLGLAAGAVGTALLFTVVEHFAAEPIIPPHLFRDSVFTVTALVGTVTGVGLFGAAGYLPAFLQMADGVGATESGLLMLPMMGGIVAASLVSGHLISRTGHYKLLPILGGALSAEGMYLLSHLDAQTGRLVYSLWMAILGVGIGLALPVLVLAVQNSTDPADVGTATSAHHYLRQIGGSVGAAVLGTLFAHRLTAALAAELPPRAGLPAPDSLTPQLVHALPAPLRDGYVRAYADAMPRVLLYLVPVLIVGFLLAFLLKEKPLVSHNAPEAVVPSARPAPPAEPAPYVAGIPVTGAVQHHDGTTVPRAALTLIDVQGRQIGRGASGEDGRYALSTPGTGSYVLIAAAGGHQPQAVTVTVGERPVELDVVLGGAGRLAGTVRTADGTPVREALVTLTNVHGEVVASTRTGIEGGYVIDELVAGEYTLAASAPAFRPAALQVTVQSARETRQDVELAGGAVLRGTVRASGGRPVDDARITLLDAAGNVVDSTITGADGAFRFVDLSAGEYTVVAAGYPPVATVLQVAGGGRTERDLQLGHADQ; encoded by the coding sequence GTGGGCGGGTCCACCTTCGAGACCACCTTGGAGAAGAGCGACAGGACGCTCGCCCCGCTCCCGACCGCACCCGCCCCGGCCGACCGGTGCCCTCCACCCGGCACGGCGAGGGTGCGCCTCGTCTTCGCCGGCCTGATGCTGACGCTGCTGCTCGCCGCGCTGGACCAGACCGTCGTCGCCACCGCCCTGCCGAAGATCGTGGGTGAACTCCACGGCCCGGACCGGATGTCCTGGGTCGTGACCGCCTACCTCCTCACCTCGACGATCACCCTTCCCCTCTACGGCAAGCTGGGCGACCTCTCCGGCCGCAAGGCGGTCTTCCTCGTCGCCGTCGCCGTCTTCGTCGCGGGCTCCGCGCTTGCCGGCTGGTCGCGCACGATGGACCAGCTCATCGCCTTCCGCGCCGTCCAGGGCGCCGGCGCCGGCGGGCTGCTCGTCGGCGTCCAGGCGATCGTCGCCGACCTCGTGCCCGCCCGGCGCCGCGGCCGCTACATGGGCGCCGTCGGCGCCGCCTACGGCCTCGCCTCCGTCGCGGGCCCCCTGCTCGGCGGCCTCTTCACCGACCGGGCCTCCTGGCGCTGGTGCTTCTACGTCAACGTCCCCCTCGGGCTCGTCACCCTGGCCGTCGTCGCCGCCGGACTCCACCTGCCCAGGCCGCCGCGCCGGGCCCGCTTCGACGTCCTGGGCGCGCTGCTGCTCACCGCGTCCACCACCTGCGCGGTGCTCGTGACCACCTGGGGCGGCACCGAATACGCCTGGACCTCCCGCACCGTCCTCGGACTCGCCGCGGGGGCCGTCGGCACGGCGCTGCTCTTCACCGTGGTGGAGCACTTCGCCGCAGAACCGATCATCCCACCGCACCTCTTCCGTGATTCCGTCTTCACCGTCACGGCCCTGGTCGGCACCGTCACCGGCGTCGGCCTCTTCGGCGCCGCCGGCTACCTGCCGGCCTTCCTCCAGATGGCCGACGGCGTCGGCGCCACCGAGTCCGGGCTGCTGATGCTGCCCATGATGGGCGGGATCGTCGCCGCCTCGCTCGTCTCCGGCCACCTCATCAGCCGAACGGGCCATTACAAACTCCTGCCCATCCTCGGCGGGGCCCTCTCCGCCGAGGGCATGTACCTGCTCTCCCACCTCGACGCCCAGACCGGCCGGCTGGTCTACAGCCTCTGGATGGCCATCCTCGGGGTCGGCATCGGGCTGGCCCTGCCGGTCCTCGTGCTTGCCGTGCAGAACTCCACCGACCCGGCCGACGTGGGCACCGCCACCAGCGCCCACCACTACCTCCGGCAGATCGGCGGCTCGGTCGGCGCGGCCGTCCTCGGCACGCTCTTCGCCCACCGGCTCACCGCCGCCCTGGCCGCCGAACTGCCGCCCCGCGCCGGGCTCCCGGCCCCCGACTCCCTCACCCCGCAGCTGGTGCACGCGCTCCCCGCCCCGCTGCGCGACGGATACGTCCGGGCCTACGCCGACGCCATGCCGCGGGTCCTCCTCTATCTCGTACCGGTGCTCATCGTGGGCTTTTTGCTCGCCTTCCTGCTGAAAGAGAAACCACTGGTGTCCCACAACGCCCCCGAGGCCGTCGTCCCGTCCGCGCGCCCCGCACCGCCGGCCGAACCGGCGCCCTACGTCGCGGGCATCCCCGTCACCGGAGCCGTCCAGCACCACGACGGCACCACCGTCCCCCGAGCCGCCCTCACCCTCATCGACGTCCAGGGCCGCCAGATCGGCCGCGGCGCCAGCGGTGAGGACGGGCGGTACGCGCTCAGCACGCCCGGAACCGGTTCGTACGTCCTCATCGCCGCCGCCGGCGGACACCAGCCCCAGGCCGTCACCGTCACCGTGGGGGAGCGCCCCGTCGAGCTCGACGTCGTCCTCGGCGGCGCCGGCCGGCTGGCCGGCACCGTGCGAACCGCCGACGGCACCCCCGTGCGCGAGGCGCTGGTCACCCTCACCAACGTGCACGGCGAGGTCGTCGCCTCCACCCGCACCGGCATCGAGGGCGGGTACGTCATCGACGAGCTGGTGGCCGGCGAGTACACCCTCGCCGCCAGCGCCCCCGCCTTCCGGCCCGCCGCGCTGCAGGTGACCGTCCAGTCCGCCCGCGAGACCCGCCAGGACGTCGAACTGGCGGGCGGCGCGGTGCTGCGCGGCACGGTGCGGGCGAGCGGCGGGCGGCCCGTCGACGACGCCCGCATCACCCTGCTGGACGCGGCCGGCAACGTCGTCGACTCCACCATCACCGGCGCCGACGGGGCGTTCCGCTTCGTGGACCTCTCGGCCGGCGAGTACACCGTCGTCGCCGCCGGCTACCCGCCCGTGGCCACCGTCCTGCAGGTGGCGGGCGGCGGTCGCACCGAACGCGACCTCCAACTCGGCCACGCCGACCAGTAG
- a CDS encoding M20/M25/M40 family metallo-hydrolase: protein MADAVTGGSGGAGRVDEVALDEATRFTSELIRIDTTNRGGGDCRERPAAEYVAERLAEAGLEPVLLEKEPGRTNVVARVAGTDPGAEALLVHGHLDVVPADAAEWTVHPFSGEVRDGVVWGRGAVDIKNMNAMVLATVRAWARAGVRPPRDIVLAFTADEEDSAAPGAAHLVADHAPLFEGCTVAVGESGAYTFHGDGGLRIYPVGAGERGTAWLRLTAHGTAGHGSKVNHRNAVARLAAAVTRIGEHRWPVRLTPTVAAALRGLAELHGIEENPEAPGFDVDSLLAKLGKSAGLVAATVRNSANPTVLDAGYKVNVIPGTATAFVDGRTVPGGDEEFRATMDLLTGPDVDWEFHHRDAAVQAPVDGSVFARMREAVERFEPEARVVPFCMSGGTDAKHFSRLGIAGYGFSPLRLPPGWDYQALFHGVDERVPVEGLHFGVRVLDDFMMSAFTTT, encoded by the coding sequence ATGGCTGACGCGGTCACCGGGGGGAGCGGGGGAGCCGGGCGGGTCGACGAAGTGGCCCTGGACGAGGCGACACGCTTCACCTCGGAGCTGATCCGGATCGACACCACCAACCGCGGCGGCGGCGACTGCCGGGAGCGCCCGGCCGCCGAGTACGTCGCCGAGCGGCTCGCCGAGGCCGGGCTCGAACCGGTCCTGCTGGAGAAGGAGCCGGGGCGCACCAACGTCGTCGCCCGCGTCGCCGGCACCGACCCGGGCGCCGAGGCGCTGCTGGTCCACGGCCACCTCGACGTGGTCCCCGCGGACGCCGCGGAGTGGACCGTGCACCCCTTCTCGGGCGAGGTCCGCGACGGCGTGGTGTGGGGCCGGGGCGCCGTCGACATAAAGAACATGAACGCGATGGTCCTGGCGACCGTACGGGCCTGGGCCCGCGCCGGCGTCCGGCCGCCCCGCGACATCGTGCTCGCCTTCACCGCCGACGAGGAGGACAGCGCCGCACCCGGCGCCGCCCACCTCGTCGCCGACCACGCGCCGCTCTTCGAGGGCTGCACGGTGGCCGTCGGCGAGTCCGGCGCGTACACCTTCCACGGCGACGGCGGCCTGCGGATCTATCCGGTGGGCGCGGGCGAGCGCGGCACCGCCTGGCTGCGGCTGACCGCGCACGGCACCGCCGGGCACGGCTCGAAGGTCAACCACCGCAACGCGGTCGCCCGGCTGGCCGCCGCGGTCACCCGGATCGGCGAGCACCGCTGGCCCGTCCGGCTGACCCCCACCGTGGCCGCGGCGCTGCGCGGACTCGCGGAGCTCCACGGCATCGAGGAGAACCCCGAGGCGCCCGGGTTCGACGTCGACTCGTTGCTGGCCAAGCTCGGGAAGTCCGCCGGTCTGGTGGCCGCGACCGTGCGCAACAGCGCCAACCCCACCGTGCTGGACGCCGGTTACAAGGTCAACGTGATTCCTGGGACCGCCACCGCCTTCGTGGACGGCAGGACGGTGCCGGGCGGCGACGAGGAGTTCCGCGCCACCATGGACCTGCTGACCGGGCCCGACGTGGACTGGGAGTTCCACCACCGGGACGCGGCCGTGCAGGCGCCGGTCGACGGCTCGGTGTTCGCCCGGATGCGCGAGGCCGTCGAGCGGTTCGAGCCGGAGGCGCGGGTGGTCCCGTTCTGCATGTCCGGCGGTACGGACGCCAAGCACTTCTCCCGCCTGGGCATCGCCGGATACGGCTTCTCGCCGCTCAGACTGCCCCCGGGCTGGGACTACCAGGCGCTCTTCCACGGCGTCGACGAGCGGGTGCCCGTCGAGGGGCTGCACTTCGGCGTCCGCGTGCTCGACGACTTCATGATGAGCGCGTTCACGACGACGTGA
- a CDS encoding ABC transporter ATP-binding protein — translation MRLVVEQLTAGYPGHPVVRGVDLTVPEGQVVAVVGPNGCGKSTLLRSLARLHQPDSGTVRIGDADIWALAPRKAAHRIALLPQSPQAPEAVTVAGLVRYGRHPHQGLFRQWSREDERAVREALDATGTTALASRRLDQLSGGQRQRCWLAMVLAQETPVVLLDEPTSALDLGHAVDVLELVREVAAAGRTVVMVLHDLASAARYADVIVAMRDGRIIGHGPSREVVDAALVRELYGIEADVLAAPGDGSPVVVPAARTATACAGAGAGARSVPAQAG, via the coding sequence ATGCGACTGGTCGTCGAACAGCTCACCGCCGGATACCCCGGCCACCCCGTCGTGCGCGGTGTGGACCTCACCGTCCCCGAGGGACAGGTCGTCGCCGTCGTCGGACCCAACGGCTGCGGCAAGTCCACCCTCCTGAGATCCCTCGCCCGGCTCCACCAGCCCGACTCCGGGACCGTGCGGATCGGCGACGCCGACATCTGGGCGCTCGCCCCCCGCAAGGCGGCGCACCGCATCGCCCTCCTGCCGCAGTCGCCGCAGGCCCCCGAGGCCGTGACCGTCGCCGGGCTCGTGCGCTACGGCCGCCATCCGCACCAGGGCCTCTTCCGCCAGTGGTCGCGCGAGGACGAACGCGCGGTCCGCGAGGCCCTCGACGCCACCGGCACCACCGCCCTGGCGTCCCGCCGCCTCGACCAGCTCTCCGGCGGCCAGCGCCAGCGGTGCTGGCTCGCCATGGTGCTCGCCCAGGAGACCCCCGTCGTCCTGCTGGACGAGCCCACCAGCGCCCTCGACCTCGGGCACGCCGTCGACGTCCTCGAACTCGTCCGCGAGGTCGCCGCCGCCGGCCGCACCGTCGTGATGGTCCTTCACGACCTGGCCAGCGCCGCCCGCTACGCCGATGTGATCGTCGCCATGCGCGACGGCCGGATCATCGGACACGGCCCCTCGCGCGAGGTCGTGGACGCGGCGCTCGTCCGCGAGCTGTACGGCATCGAGGCCGACGTCCTCGCCGCGCCCGGCGACGGCTCGCCCGTCGTCGTCCCCGCCGCCCGCACGGCGACCGCCTGCGCGGGGGCGGGCGCGGGGGCGCGCTCCGTGCCCGCGCAGGCGGGGTGA